A section of the Aricia agestis chromosome 4, ilAriAges1.1, whole genome shotgun sequence genome encodes:
- the LOC121725883 gene encoding protein kibra isoform X2 has product MPRRRNGEIPLPDGWDYARDFDGKLYFIDHNNRKTTWIDPRDRYTKPQSFADCIGNELPLGWEEAYDPQIGPYYINHVNQVTQIEDPRLEWMSIQEAMLRDYLHTAQEALEAKREMYDVKKQRLCIAQDEYKHLNNALSTLAASRTSLCSSTTSVTTTSTTSRHDPEQLRVEVTQARGRVAQLRKELRQARAEVACARRGVDTLAEVEQKLSAQQGCYNITEAQAIMTELKNIQKSLTSGEKERADLMQSLAKLKDDFTRLQLGEASPDLSTLSLPQENVSTASQTDLCADLVPIGTRLAEMARVRLQYDEARKRIQQIQQQLADLEDKVEPGQAESDKDRLLLFQEKKQLLLELRSITPRTRSKQEMSEIQTECKKLEQDLKSAVEMSNKCIADRLRLHEEKQLLLQQLKDALTSMSTLEGQLKTLSASTLSVSSSSSLGSLSTASSKGSLSSGISFTDIYGGPQIATSFQTDKPIDMVDLHRRVERLLRGASFNDSATPGTSSSQPSLSPRSSLSSASPPPPPPSYNQVERQRRQQRELEEKLAEMKIGVATGLNEITGLSTVPVQLQGPGRPGEPLSPISETPPPTLSPRTPSSSGTNTRSVSAAVSDESVAGDSGVFEAAQGGDASVNSAQIEIKLRYCAEEGALEIGILRARNLHALYIDLGTEIMVRGALVAGGGCGVVWSGAGAAWRGGAVWWRRTHRAPLPARAVRAATLQVNLLANNDCLGCTQVSLADFEPDSVSQKWYNVLSFRSVRRDESSDESTVISSQTSTLTRNRGPEIMNNAECNVEGGDNSASEDEEAREPLNQIVEEDSFEDYIPEEELALEEEFLHPSTAEKETNTECNFCPEGARQLHRRRSQQVSSNNEESLATIKRSQTFSPQPQSIGRGQYLCRLNRSESDSSMAQYMRPVGIPFDRSVRERRSLRWGRMRGAVRRGGGTARSPRTSLDLALDLRAQHTRLADLRHEIAHLTQLKRRLEEAWARGDRAVAAWAAGDDTLRALVTAPGERGERAQRLFARTCRDVYRLRKSRQGSRKPDLVTFKEKMAFFTRPKAIAALQDELSDDDWEELEERRTPDGRSSKTSYEKTSAEKVVECKNPCMEFQPELKITEEKEDEYEFVVDRVLGVQV; this is encoded by the exons GCGAAGCGCGAGATGTACGACGTGAAGAAACAGAGGCTGTGCATAGCGCAGGATGAGTACAAACACCTCAACAACGCCCTGTCCACCCTTGCCGCGTCCAGGACTAGCT TGTGTTCGTCAACGACATCGGTGACGACGACGTCGACGACGTCGCGACACGACCCCGAGCAGCTGCGGGTGGAGGTGACGCAGGCGCGGGGCCGGGTGGCGCAGCTGAGGAAGGAGCTGCGCCAGGCGAGAGCCGAGGTAGCCTGCGCCAGGCGCGGGGTGGATACGCTCGCCGA AGTCGAACAAAAACTGAGCGCGCAGCAGGGATGCTACAACATCACCGAGGCGCAGGCGATAATGACGGAGCTGAAGAACATCCAGAAGTCCCTGACGTCGGGGGAGAAGGAGAGAGCGGATCTCATGCAGTCGCTGGCCAAGCTGAAGGACGACTTCACGCGGCTCCAGCTGGGCGAGGCGTCCCCGGACCTCTCCACGCTCAGCCTGCCTCAGGAGAACGTCAGCACCGCCTCCCAGACCGACCTGTGTGCGGACTTGGTCCCTATCGGCACGCGCCTGGCGGAGATGGCGAGGGTCCGTCTGCAGTACGACGAGGCCAGGAAGAGGATCCAGCAGATCCAGCAGCAGCTCGCCGACCTCGAGGACAAGGTGGAGCCGGGCCAGGCGGAGTCCGACAAGGATCGCCTGCTCCTCTTCCAGGAGAAGAAGCAGCTACTGCTCGAACTCAGAAGTATTACCCCCCGGACGAGGTCGAAGCAGGAAATGAGCGAGATCCAGACGGAGTGTAAGAAGTTGGAGCAGGACCTCAAGTCTGCCGTCGAGATGTCCAACAAGTGCATAGCGGACCGTTTGAGACTGCATGAGGAAAAGCAGCTGTTACTTCAGCAGCTAAAGGACGCCCTGACGTCTATGTCGACGCTAGAAGGCCAACTCAAGACGCTATCGGCGTCCACCCTATCAGTGTCGAGTAGTTCGAGCTTGGGATCGCTTTCCACGGCGAGTAGCAAAGGATCCTTAAGTTCGGGAATTAGTTTTACTGACATTTACGGCGGACCGCAGATCGCGACCTCCTTCCAAACTGACAAACCTATTGACATGGTGGATCTACACAGACGAGTTGAGAG GTTACTCCGTGGTGCCAGTTTCAACGACAGTGCGACGCCGGGCACCAGCAGTTCGCAACCCTCGTTGTCTCCTAGAAGTAGTCTGTCGTCAGCCAGCCCGCCCCCTCCACCGCCTTCTTATAATCAG GTTGAAAGACAAAGACGACAGCAGAGAGAACTAGAAGAGAAATTAGCCGAGATGAAAATAGGTGTAGCTACAGGATTGAACGAAATCACTGGACTTTCTACCG TGCCAGTTCAACTGCAAGGCCCGGGACGGCCGGGCGAGCCGTTGTCCCCGATATCAGAAACCCCGCCGCCGACGCTCTCGCCTAGAACTCCCTCGTCTAGTG GAACAAACACTAGATCGGTGTCGGCAGCCGTGAGCGACGAGTCGGTGGCGGGAGACTCGGGCGTGTTCGAGGCGGCGCAGGGCGGTGATGCCTCAG TGAACAGTGCGCAAATTGAGATCAAATTGCGGTACTGTGCGGAGGAGGGCGCGCTCGAGATCGGCATATTGCGCGCGCGCAACCTGCACGCGCTCTACATCGATCTCGGCACTGAAAT CATGGTCCGCGGCGCGCTAGTAGCGGGCGGCGGGTGCGGCGTGGTGTggagcggcgcgggcgcggcgtggCGCGGCGGTGCGGTGTGGTGGCGGCGCACGCACCGCGCGCCGCTCCCCGCGCGGGCGGTCCGCGCCGCCACGCTGCAGGTCAACCTGCTGGCCAACAACGACTGTCTG GGGTGCACGCAAGTGAGTTTGGCGGACTTCGAGCCGGACAGCGTGTCCCAGAAGTGGTACAATGTGCTGAGCTTCCGCAGCGTACGGCGGGACGAGAGCTCCGACGAGTCCACCGTTATCAGTTCACAGACTTCTACCCTTACGAGGAATAGAG GTCCAGAGATAATGAATAATGCTGAGTGTAACGTGGAAGGTGGAGACAACTCCGCGTCGGAGGATGAGGAGGCGAGGGAGCCACTCAACCAG ATCGTAGAAGAAGATTCGTTTGAAGATTACATTCCTGAAGAAGAGTTGGCGTTGGAAGAAGAGTTCCTACACCCGTCCACCGCCGAGAAGGAGACCAATACCGAGTGCAACTTCTGCCCCGAAGGAGCGAGACAGCTGCATAGgag AAGAAGTCAACAAGTTAGCTCAAACAACGAGGAGTCCCTAGCGACTATAAAGCGATCTCAAACGTTCTCACCGCAGCCGCAGAGCATCGGTAGAGGGCAATACTTATGCAG GCTAAACCGTTCCGAGTCTGACTCGTCAATGGCGCAGTACATGCGGCCAGTCGGCATACCCTTCGACCGCAGCGTGCGCGAGCGACGATCCCTGCG GTGGGGCCGCATGCGTGGCGCAGTGCGTCGCGGTGGCGGCACGGCTCGCTCGCCGCGCACGTCGCTCGACCTGGCACTGGACCTGCGCGCGCAGCACACCAGACTCGCCGACCTCCGACACGAGATAGCGCACCTCACGCAGCTTAAGAGACG GCTGGAGGAGGCGTGGGCTCGCGGCGACCGCGCGGTGGCGGCTTGGGCGGCGGGCGACGATACGTTGCGCGCGCTCGTGACGGCGCCCGGCGAGCGCGGCGAGCGGGCACAGCGGCTGTTCGCGCGCACCTGCCGCGACGTCTACCGCCTGAGGAAGTCGCGCCAGGGCAGCCGCAAACCTGACCTGGTCACGTTCAA AGAAAAGATGGCGTTCTTCACTCGTCCGAAAGCGATAGCGGCGTTACAGGACGAGCTATCGGACGATGACTGGGAGGAGCTCGAAGAGAGGCGGACCCCCGACGGCCGCTCCTCCAAGACCTCGTACGAGAAGACCAGCGCTGAGAAGGTGGTGGAGTGCAAGAACCCCTGCATGGAGTTCCAGCCTGAGCTGAAGATCACGGAAGAGAAGGAGGATGAGTACGAGTTTGTCGTCGACAGGGTATTGGGCGTACAAGTTTGA